The proteins below come from a single Tepidibacillus fermentans genomic window:
- a CDS encoding glycosyltransferase family 4 protein translates to MKILHFNDIANVSSTLVEASKSHGIYSEIYRIPLGNYKKTSILRKIALFINRLKEIRKLKKYFKENHFSVLHIHYAYFGILGILTRIPYYLHCHGTDIRGNLKHPIFKWITLLSLKKAKKVYFSTPDLGEEVLRIRKDAKFIPNPINMNMFFLDTNRSNEKQLHSKTKVLVISKLDPTKGIEIAIETINQLAARSDIEFTMFNFGVDHIKYLNLLQNREKIKFIDKVPYSEIPKLISEHDIVIGQLKLGAIGMSELEALAVGRPVICKFDYDGFYDEISPFIKVNNSEKLLEAITYLADNPDIRKEIGVQSRIWVEKNHDYKKVFEKLYNDYLC, encoded by the coding sequence TTGAAAATTCTACATTTCAACGATATTGCAAATGTATCTAGTACGTTAGTAGAGGCTTCCAAAAGCCATGGAATTTATTCTGAGATATACAGAATTCCATTAGGTAATTATAAAAAAACTTCTATATTAAGAAAGATTGCATTATTTATTAATAGACTAAAAGAAATTAGAAAGTTAAAAAAGTATTTTAAAGAAAATCACTTTTCAGTCCTACATATTCATTATGCGTATTTTGGAATATTGGGTATATTAACTAGAATACCTTATTATTTACATTGTCATGGTACAGATATAAGAGGAAATTTAAAGCACCCAATATTCAAATGGATCACTTTACTATCCTTAAAAAAGGCTAAAAAAGTCTATTTTAGCACACCGGACTTAGGAGAAGAAGTTTTAAGAATTCGGAAAGATGCTAAATTTATACCAAATCCTATTAATATGAATATGTTTTTTTTAGATACGAATCGTTCAAATGAAAAACAATTACATAGTAAGACGAAAGTTTTAGTAATAAGTAAGTTAGATCCTACAAAAGGAATAGAAATTGCAATTGAAACGATTAATCAGTTAGCTGCTAGATCTGATATCGAATTTACCATGTTTAATTTTGGTGTAGATCATATAAAATATTTAAACTTACTTCAAAACAGAGAAAAGATTAAATTCATCGATAAAGTTCCTTATTCGGAAATACCTAAATTAATAAGTGAACACGATATTGTTATTGGCCAGCTAAAGTTGGGTGCTATTGGAATGTCTGAATTAGAAGCTTTAGCTGTAGGAAGGCCAGTAATATGTAAGTTTGATTATGATGGATTTTATGATGAAATATCCCCTTTTATTAAAGTAAATAATTCAGAAAAATTATTAGAGGCGATTACCTACCTAGCAGATAACCCTGATATACGAAAAGAAATTGGTGTTCAATCGAGAATTTGGGTAGAAAAGAACCATGATTATAAAAAAGTTTTCGAAAAATTATACAATGATTATCTCTGCTAA
- a CDS encoding Gfo/Idh/MocA family protein has protein sequence MTKLKIGVIGAGSMGKNHVRVYDRLKHDVELIGIYDANFQHSRKIAKDFNTVPYENMEELLAACDAVSIAVPTSLHYDIAMKALNLNTHVLIEKPITVLPEEAKEIIDLANKEGLIVQVGHIERFNPAVRTLAEILKDHRVIGVDIQRMSPYDGRISDADVIQDLMIHDIDIVLSLFPSKIKDVQSFGNIIFSKDKIDYAVASLQLENDMIINLTASRVTQEKIRRIGITTETAYIQLDYMEKKVLLSRKTNMIEGKDKTMTYRQENIVEKVYVPNEEPLLVELQAFIDSIKNNSVPVVTAYDGLKAVEMSERIRKQVYDRLNTSLLLTR, from the coding sequence ATGACCAAATTAAAAATTGGAGTCATCGGTGCTGGTTCAATGGGAAAAAATCATGTTAGGGTCTATGATAGACTTAAACATGATGTGGAATTAATAGGAATTTATGATGCTAACTTTCAACATTCAAGAAAAATAGCAAAAGATTTCAATACAGTACCATACGAAAATATGGAAGAACTACTTGCTGCCTGTGATGCTGTATCTATAGCTGTTCCCACATCACTACACTATGATATAGCGATGAAGGCATTAAATTTAAATACACATGTCTTAATTGAAAAACCGATAACTGTTCTACCAGAAGAGGCAAAAGAAATTATAGATTTAGCAAATAAAGAAGGTTTAATTGTACAAGTAGGGCATATTGAAAGATTCAATCCGGCTGTTAGAACGTTAGCAGAAATTTTAAAAGATCATAGAGTAATTGGTGTAGATATTCAACGAATGAGTCCTTATGATGGAAGAATTAGTGATGCTGATGTTATTCAGGATTTAATGATACATGATATAGATATTGTTTTAAGTCTATTTCCATCAAAGATAAAAGATGTACAATCATTTGGTAATATCATTTTCTCAAAAGATAAAATTGATTACGCAGTAGCCTCTTTACAATTAGAAAACGATATGATTATTAATCTTACAGCAAGTAGAGTTACACAAGAGAAGATTCGTAGAATTGGAATAACCACAGAAACTGCATATATTCAATTGGATTATATGGAAAAGAAAGTTTTACTTTCTCGAAAAACTAATATGATTGAGGGTAAGGATAAAACAATGACTTATAGGCAAGAAAATATCGTTGAAAAGGTTTATGTTCCTAATGAAGAACCCCTCCTTGTGGAACTACAAGCATTTATTGATAGTATTAAAAATAATAGTGTACCAGTTGTTACTGCTTATGACGGTCTTAAAGCGGTTGAAATGTCCGAAAGAATTAGAAAGCAAGTATATGATAGACTAAATACTTCTTTATTATTAACAAGATAA
- the murJ gene encoding murein biosynthesis integral membrane protein MurJ: MKINENQLQKWNINKKLILGKIKEQNMPRNAVKITLVIMIITAISRVLGFFREMVIAAKFGAGIESDAFFIAYMIPGTIFAAIATAIGTTFIPIYTKKNGLKERLVFTNNLINITSIIAIIITIISMFFSNYLVSIFAPGFSGSGFDLAVKLTRIMMTMLLFLTLNSIFASILQSHERFYITAGLGIPFNLIIVGYLVLYGNSLGIAGLAWIVVLGVIGQVIIQVPSLIKTGWRYKVILNWKEEGFQQIIKLVGPVILGAMVGQINVIVDRMLASHLVEGSISALNYANRLNQLSYAIVVMAIVSVLYPRLSKLFASNQIDAFKMTTMNGLESMIIILLPITVGGGILATPIIQLLFQRGAFDSTATSMTSIAFVYYSIGLIGLGIRELLSRVFYSLQDTKTPMINGIIALVINIILNLILIKYMQHAGLALGSSISLLVASLLLYGGLAKKIGKLNNKYFTISFIKAMVASMIMAIFVYKLYYFYDITKYSLIIRFGWLLLSVLFGVLIYLLVSLLLKQRLVLLTFSKIFNNKKPKAGTF; this comes from the coding sequence ATGAAAATTAATGAAAATCAATTACAGAAATGGAATATAAACAAAAAACTTATACTAGGAAAAATAAAGGAGCAGAATATGCCTAGGAATGCAGTAAAAATTACCTTAGTAATAATGATAATAACAGCAATTAGTAGAGTATTAGGTTTTTTTAGAGAAATGGTCATTGCAGCGAAATTTGGTGCGGGAATTGAATCAGATGCATTTTTTATCGCATACATGATTCCAGGAACAATTTTTGCTGCAATAGCTACTGCAATAGGTACAACTTTTATTCCCATATATACAAAGAAAAATGGATTAAAAGAAAGGCTAGTATTTACGAATAATTTAATCAATATTACTAGTATAATAGCAATAATTATAACTATTATCTCAATGTTTTTCTCAAATTATCTTGTCTCAATTTTTGCACCTGGCTTTTCAGGGAGTGGCTTTGACCTTGCAGTTAAATTAACTAGAATAATGATGACGATGTTGCTCTTTTTAACGCTAAATTCAATTTTCGCTTCGATTTTACAAAGTCATGAGCGATTTTATATAACTGCTGGATTAGGAATTCCGTTTAACTTAATCATTGTAGGTTATTTAGTTCTCTATGGTAACTCTCTTGGGATTGCTGGATTAGCTTGGATTGTAGTTTTAGGAGTGATTGGTCAAGTCATTATTCAAGTACCTTCACTAATAAAAACAGGCTGGAGATATAAAGTGATTTTAAACTGGAAAGAAGAAGGTTTTCAACAAATCATTAAATTAGTTGGACCAGTTATACTTGGCGCTATGGTTGGTCAAATAAATGTTATTGTTGATCGAATGCTTGCATCTCACCTAGTAGAAGGAAGTATATCAGCTTTAAATTATGCAAACCGTTTAAATCAACTTTCATATGCAATTGTAGTGATGGCGATCGTATCAGTTTTATATCCCAGACTTTCTAAATTATTTGCTAGTAATCAAATTGATGCCTTTAAAATGACCACAATGAATGGTTTAGAATCTATGATTATTATTTTGCTTCCGATAACGGTAGGAGGGGGTATATTAGCAACACCTATTATACAATTATTATTTCAACGGGGTGCATTCGATAGTACAGCTACATCAATGACCTCTATAGCATTTGTCTATTATAGTATTGGATTAATTGGTTTAGGGATTAGAGAACTATTAAGTAGAGTTTTTTATTCATTACAAGACACAAAAACTCCAATGATAAATGGAATTATTGCTCTCGTAATAAATATTATCTTAAATTTAATATTAATAAAATATATGCAACACGCAGGTCTAGCTCTAGGATCTTCAATTAGTTTGTTAGTTGCAAGTTTACTTTTATACGGAGGATTAGCAAAAAAAATAGGAAAGCTAAATAATAAATATTTTACTATAAGTTTTATCAAAGCTATGGTTGCGTCTATGATTATGGCGATTTTTGTATATAAACTTTACTATTTTTATGATATTACAAAATACTCACTAATAATTCGTTTTGGCTGGTTATTATTATCGGTTTTATTTGGTGTTTTAATCTATCTCCTCGTTTCTTTACTTTTAAAGCAAAGACTGGTTCTTTTAACTTTTAGTAAAATTTTCAATAATAAAAAACCAAAAGCAGGTACGTTTTAA
- the fabZ gene encoding 3-hydroxyacyl-ACP dehydratase FabZ, producing the protein MLDINQIKEIIPHRYPFLLVDKIIELEEGKKAVGIKNVTVNEPFFQGHFPEYPVMPGVLIVEALAQVGAVAMLVKEENKGKLAFFTGIDNFRFREQVKPGDTLTLTVEVIRIKGPMGKGKATAQVGEKVVAEGEIMFAIGK; encoded by the coding sequence ATGTTAGATATTAACCAAATTAAAGAAATTATCCCCCATCGTTACCCATTTTTATTAGTGGACAAGATCATTGAACTAGAAGAAGGAAAGAAAGCGGTAGGAATCAAGAATGTAACGGTAAATGAACCATTTTTCCAAGGCCATTTTCCTGAATACCCTGTAATGCCAGGAGTATTGATTGTAGAGGCATTAGCCCAAGTGGGTGCAGTGGCCATGTTGGTAAAAGAGGAGAACAAAGGCAAACTCGCCTTCTTCACAGGAATCGATAACTTCCGTTTTCGTGAGCAAGTAAAGCCAGGGGACACATTAACATTAACAGTGGAAGTCATACGGATCAAAGGACCAATGGGAAAAGGAAAAGCAACCGCTCAAGTTGGAGAAAAGGTTGTGGCCGAGGGCGAGATTATGTTTGCGATAGGGAAGTAA
- a CDS encoding CDP-alcohol phosphatidyltransferase family protein → MNLPNLLTTIRFFLIPLFVIVYFSGQEFVAFGVLLLAGITDIADGYIARKHNWVTDIGILLDPLADKLMMLTVIISLLISGKISVLVAILIFIRDFGMIVSSIFFHFRGKKTVPANALGKMTTILFYLAILFIIFKFPFYMKFLWFVVIFAFFTSMIYLFEFRKMNRKNQSR, encoded by the coding sequence GTGAATCTACCCAATTTATTAACGACGATTCGCTTTTTCTTAATACCCTTATTCGTAATCGTTTACTTCTCAGGGCAAGAATTCGTTGCTTTTGGTGTTTTACTTTTAGCAGGTATTACGGATATTGCTGATGGCTATATCGCAAGGAAGCATAATTGGGTAACTGATATTGGAATTTTGCTAGACCCTTTAGCAGATAAATTAATGATGTTAACGGTGATCATATCTTTGCTCATTTCAGGTAAGATCTCGGTGCTTGTTGCGATTCTGATCTTTATTCGCGATTTTGGAATGATTGTAAGCTCCATCTTTTTTCATTTTCGTGGAAAAAAAACCGTCCCTGCCAATGCTTTAGGTAAAATGACGACCATTTTGTTTTATCTTGCGATCTTATTTATTATTTTTAAGTTCCCGTTTTATATGAAGTTTTTATGGTTTGTGGTTATTTTTGCTTTTTTTACATCGATGATTTATTTATTTGAATTTCGAAAGATGAATAGAAAGAATCAATCAAGATAG
- a CDS encoding DNA-directed RNA polymerase subunit beta: MQSGQGQYKVRSRSERHQLEAKKEKQNKEVKPRTKAKTHQLALLLMVVAIIALFVGSMIGYGVLGKGNPLQVLNPGTWIHIYRLIFG; this comes from the coding sequence ATGCAATCAGGACAAGGACAATACAAAGTACGCTCAAGATCTGAAAGGCATCAACTTGAAGCCAAAAAAGAAAAGCAAAATAAAGAAGTTAAACCAAGAACTAAGGCGAAGACCCATCAATTAGCATTATTACTCATGGTCGTAGCCATCATTGCACTTTTTGTAGGATCTATGATCGGCTATGGTGTTCTAGGAAAAGGGAATCCCTTACAAGTACTAAACCCAGGTACTTGGATTCATATATATCGATTAATTTTTGGTTAA
- a CDS encoding flagellar hook-basal body protein, which produces MNLSIINSLTGMQSVQQKIDTIANNIANINTNGYKSREIFFQDILSARMEQPEEFRLNGRLTPLGIDEGAGSRVALSVTHFDQGQPIDTGVATDLLLLGENIFFTVLSPNDQITRYTRDGHFFIDGQGYLVTAEGDYVLNHNGTPIQIPNGSSLKVDAMGKLITEDNGGRITDLGYLQLAKVNSLQSLEEAGNNLYQVPAELSNQANNIIENLDMQSPNNRNLFSIQQGKLEGSNVDLAKEMVQLTEAQRQYQFQARALSYSDQMMGMATRLRG; this is translated from the coding sequence ATGAATTTGTCGATCATTAACTCCCTTACTGGAATGCAATCCGTCCAACAAAAAATTGATACAATCGCAAACAATATCGCTAATATCAATACCAATGGGTATAAGAGCAGAGAAATTTTTTTTCAAGATATCTTATCGGCCCGAATGGAACAACCAGAGGAATTTCGTCTAAATGGCCGCCTTACTCCCTTAGGAATCGATGAAGGGGCAGGATCTAGAGTTGCATTATCAGTTACCCATTTTGATCAAGGACAACCCATCGATACGGGAGTTGCGACAGATTTGTTATTATTGGGTGAAAATATATTTTTTACTGTTTTATCACCTAATGATCAAATCACACGTTATACAAGGGATGGACATTTTTTCATCGATGGACAAGGCTATTTGGTAACCGCAGAGGGAGACTATGTGTTGAATCATAATGGCACTCCCATTCAAATTCCAAATGGAAGTTCATTAAAAGTAGATGCAATGGGTAAACTGATAACTGAGGATAACGGTGGACGAATCACAGACTTAGGGTACCTGCAATTAGCAAAAGTGAATTCTTTGCAATCGTTAGAAGAAGCAGGAAATAATTTGTATCAAGTTCCTGCTGAACTGTCCAATCAGGCGAATAATATCATCGAAAATTTGGACATGCAGAGTCCAAACAATCGAAACCTATTTTCGATTCAGCAAGGTAAGCTGGAAGGTTCTAATGTGGATCTTGCGAAGGAAATGGTGCAACTAACAGAAGCACAAAGACAATATCAGTTTCAAGCTAGGGCATTATCTTATTCCGATCAGATGATGGGTATGGCGACTCGTTTACGGGGTTAA
- a CDS encoding flagellar hook-basal body protein, producing MIRGIYTAAAGMLTQQKRQDLLTNNLANVNTPGYKQDEAIIRSFPEVLLQTIRVPVKDKQPIGSLHQGVFVEEDVPIFKQGDLTETGVNTHFAIWDPELELIPNGQRRPILLFTVQGQNGERLFTRSGLFTEDAAGQLVTPEGYLVLDDQGRPIRTNGRSFTVDQKGNIRFSDGQTLRLGLTKINNPNQLLKQGEQIYRLQGNQGNLPFVNENENYQIFQGKLERSNVDPTQTMVDMITALRIYEANQQMIQFMDKTLEKAVNEIGRV from the coding sequence ATGATCAGAGGAATTTATACTGCGGCAGCAGGAATGTTAACCCAGCAAAAAAGACAAGATCTGCTCACCAATAATCTTGCTAACGTCAATACACCGGGATATAAACAAGATGAGGCGATCATCCGTTCTTTTCCAGAGGTACTCCTGCAAACGATCCGAGTACCAGTGAAGGATAAACAACCGATTGGCAGTCTTCATCAGGGTGTTTTTGTTGAAGAGGATGTACCAATCTTTAAACAAGGGGATTTAACAGAGACAGGGGTCAACACCCATTTTGCGATTTGGGATCCAGAATTAGAGTTGATTCCAAATGGCCAAAGAAGACCCATTCTTCTATTTACTGTACAAGGCCAAAATGGAGAACGACTCTTTACTCGAAGTGGATTATTTACAGAAGATGCAGCGGGTCAACTTGTAACCCCAGAAGGTTATCTCGTTTTAGATGACCAAGGTAGACCGATACGTACCAATGGACGCTCATTCACCGTGGATCAAAAAGGAAATATCCGTTTTTCTGATGGACAAACCCTTCGCCTTGGTCTGACGAAAATCAATAACCCGAATCAGTTATTGAAACAAGGAGAGCAGATTTACCGTTTACAAGGAAATCAAGGTAATCTTCCCTTTGTAAACGAGAATGAGAATTATCAAATTTTCCAAGGGAAATTAGAACGTTCCAATGTTGACCCTACTCAGACCATGGTCGATATGATCACCGCTTTACGAATCTATGAAGCGAATCAACAAATGATACAATTTATGGACAAGACCTTGGAAAAGGCCGTGAACGAAATCGGGAGGGTTTAA
- a CDS encoding rod shape-determining protein yields the protein MWSRDIGIDLGTANVLIYLKGKGVVINEPSVVAIDTTTRKVRAVGEEARRMVGRTPGNIVAMRPLKDGVIADFEITEAMLKHFLEKAGAKSRFGKPRILICAPTGITNVEQKAIREAAQKSGAGEVLMEHEPKAAAIGAGLDIFQPSGNMVIDIGGGTTDIAVLSMGDVVTASSIKVAGDKFDQAIMAYIKKKYNLLIGERTAEELKKTIGTVFPGARHESMDIRGRDLVTGLPISVTIRSEEVQEALEESVSAIVAASKSVLEKTPPELAADIIDKGIIITGGGAYLHGLDTLLTEELKVPVMAAEDPMSCVVKGTGIMLENLDKVSKKRGFFSRV from the coding sequence ATGTGGAGTAGGGACATTGGAATAGATCTTGGGACGGCCAACGTATTAATCTATCTTAAAGGTAAAGGAGTTGTCATCAACGAACCATCCGTTGTTGCGATAGACACCACAACTCGCAAAGTAAGAGCTGTTGGCGAAGAAGCGAGGCGAATGGTTGGAAGAACGCCAGGGAATATTGTCGCGATGCGGCCGCTAAAAGATGGGGTAATCGCTGATTTTGAAATCACAGAAGCAATGTTAAAGCATTTCTTAGAAAAAGCGGGTGCGAAAAGCCGATTTGGAAAACCAAGAATTTTAATCTGTGCGCCAACTGGGATTACGAACGTAGAACAAAAAGCAATACGAGAAGCTGCGCAAAAAAGTGGTGCTGGGGAAGTATTAATGGAACATGAACCAAAGGCTGCTGCGATTGGTGCTGGACTAGATATCTTTCAACCAAGCGGGAATATGGTCATTGATATTGGCGGAGGTACGACCGATATTGCAGTCTTATCCATGGGAGATGTCGTAACCGCCTCTTCTATTAAGGTCGCTGGGGACAAGTTCGATCAAGCGATCATGGCATACATAAAGAAGAAATATAATTTATTGATTGGTGAAAGAACAGCAGAAGAATTGAAAAAGACAATTGGAACAGTTTTTCCGGGTGCACGTCATGAATCTATGGATATCCGTGGACGCGATTTAGTCACAGGCCTACCCATTTCGGTCACAATTCGTTCGGAAGAAGTTCAAGAAGCATTGGAAGAATCGGTTTCAGCCATTGTTGCTGCTTCCAAATCTGTCTTAGAAAAAACCCCACCAGAACTAGCAGCAGATATTATTGATAAAGGGATTATCATCACAGGTGGCGGAGCATACTTGCATGGCCTAGATACCTTATTAACCGAAGAATTAAAAGTACCTGTAATGGCAGCTGAAGATCCAATGTCTTGCGTTGTTAAAGGAACTGGTATTATGTTAGAGAATTTAGATAAAGTATCAAAGAAAAGAGGATTTTTCTCAAGGGTGTGA
- the spoIIID gene encoding sporulation transcriptional regulator SpoIIID, whose protein sequence is MHDYIKERTLKIGRYIIETKNTVRTIAKEFGVSKSTVHKDLTERLPEISPELANQVKEILEYHKSIRHIRGGEATRVKYKNQANEKNFL, encoded by the coding sequence GTGCACGATTACATCAAGGAGCGAACCCTAAAAATAGGACGATATATCATAGAGACGAAAAACACAGTTCGTACGATTGCAAAAGAATTTGGCGTATCCAAAAGCACAGTGCACAAAGATTTAACCGAACGATTGCCAGAAATAAGCCCAGAATTAGCCAACCAAGTGAAGGAGATTTTAGAATATCACAAATCGATCCGCCATATCAGAGGGGGGGAAGCGACTAGAGTCAAATACAAAAATCAGGCAAATGAAAAAAATTTTTTATAA
- a CDS encoding RluA family pseudouridine synthase, with translation MANFIRKGEWLEYHVSSTDQGKTIEEVCMSKFLISGRMLQKLTRHRGIQINGKKSYLAYPLKKGDRLQIKIFEWEEYGVEPEATPLEVLYEDDHVLVVNKPAGVAVHPTEPNQRGTLAHAIAFYYQTKGLQTKVRHIHRLDKDTTGAILIAKHSLAQSILDKDLRERKISREYLAIVSGIPEPTQGTIDEPIGRDRHHPTRRRVSKTGDRAVTHYEVLETMNNEAALVKLYLDTGRTHQIRVHMSHIGHPLFGDFLYDGPMKGIQRQALHAAKLTFFHPFTLEKITVDAPMPEDMEQLLILLHSNA, from the coding sequence ATGGCAAATTTTATCCGTAAAGGCGAATGGTTAGAATACCATGTTTCAAGTACAGACCAGGGAAAAACCATCGAAGAGGTTTGTATGAGTAAATTTCTAATTTCTGGAAGGATGCTGCAAAAATTAACAAGACATAGAGGGATCCAAATTAACGGCAAAAAGAGTTACTTGGCCTATCCATTAAAAAAAGGAGACCGATTGCAAATCAAAATTTTTGAATGGGAAGAGTATGGTGTAGAACCTGAGGCCACTCCATTAGAGGTTCTTTACGAGGATGATCATGTATTGGTGGTGAATAAACCGGCTGGGGTTGCGGTTCATCCAACAGAACCGAATCAAAGGGGAACATTAGCACATGCCATCGCTTTTTATTACCAAACAAAAGGGCTGCAAACAAAAGTAAGGCACATCCATCGTTTGGATAAAGATACTACAGGAGCGATTTTAATCGCAAAACATTCCCTTGCCCAAAGTATCTTAGATAAAGATTTAAGGGAAAGAAAAATAAGCAGGGAATACTTGGCTATCGTATCAGGAATCCCAGAACCAACACAAGGGACTATTGATGAACCCATTGGACGCGATCGGCATCATCCCACTCGTAGAAGGGTTTCCAAAACAGGGGATCGGGCTGTTACGCATTATGAGGTCCTTGAAACCATGAACAATGAGGCTGCTTTAGTGAAACTATATTTAGATACAGGGAGAACCCACCAAATTCGTGTTCACATGAGCCATATTGGTCATCCCTTATTTGGCGATTTTCTCTATGATGGACCGATGAAGGGGATTCAAAGGCAAGCCTTACATGCGGCAAAGTTAACTTTTTTTCATCCTTTTACACTAGAGAAAATTACAGTTGATGCACCAATGCCAGAAGATATGGAGCAACTTCTTATTCTTCTGCATTCCAATGCATAA
- a CDS encoding M23 family metallopeptidase, with protein MSPISKWKKLLGKKWTFPAIYMTVAALILTLMWWYQNGHNPSLTKEDLGIQQTTNETANADLVNKDQAVPVTAHQEQMIWPVQDPSKADIKMEFFDSSLSDKEMEKAIVRFQDEIWPHTGIDIVSKDKSPLTVIAALSGEVVRAEKDPVVGFMVDIRHENGLVTNYSSLSELKVAKGDKVTQGQVLGTAGRNIFEKDQGVHLHFEVRKGDEALSPQAFIGQDASQVLKQLEQKANATKDTNDQDKKTDSKTNEQPKTNEQKSPTSFKGNLS; from the coding sequence ATGAGTCCAATTTCAAAATGGAAAAAATTATTAGGGAAAAAATGGACATTCCCTGCCATTTACATGACAGTTGCAGCACTTATTCTAACATTAATGTGGTGGTATCAGAATGGTCACAATCCTTCACTAACCAAAGAGGATCTTGGAATCCAACAAACAACGAATGAAACAGCAAATGCAGATTTAGTGAACAAGGATCAAGCAGTTCCTGTTACTGCCCATCAAGAGCAGATGATCTGGCCAGTTCAAGATCCTAGCAAAGCCGATATTAAAATGGAATTCTTCGATTCATCTCTATCGGATAAAGAGATGGAAAAAGCAATTGTGAGATTCCAAGATGAAATTTGGCCACATACGGGGATTGATATTGTGTCAAAAGACAAATCACCACTAACCGTTATTGCAGCACTTAGTGGGGAAGTAGTTCGAGCAGAAAAAGATCCAGTCGTTGGTTTCATGGTCGATATTCGCCACGAGAATGGTTTAGTCACCAACTACTCCAGTTTAAGTGAACTGAAAGTAGCAAAAGGTGACAAAGTAACTCAAGGACAAGTACTAGGTACGGCTGGTCGCAACATCTTTGAAAAAGACCAAGGAGTACACTTGCATTTTGAAGTAAGAAAAGGTGATGAAGCATTATCTCCACAAGCATTTATTGGTCAAGATGCAAGCCAAGTTTTGAAACAACTAGAGCAAAAAGCAAACGCAACCAAAGATACAAACGATCAAGATAAAAAAACTGACAGCAAAACAAACGAACAACCAAAGACAAACGAACAAAAATCACCAACCAGTTTTAAAGGAAATCTAAGCTAA